In Labilibaculum sp. DW002, one DNA window encodes the following:
- a CDS encoding OmpP1/FadL family transporter yields MKRLYIFLGLLLMSGFTFAQTVDDALKFSQQNYSGTARSTAMGGAFGALGGDFSSLSINPAGIAIYRSSEFTITPSFQMNKSENGSFSEDKNKFRIGNIGYISSYVPRVDSGKGWQNFNFGIGYNQVANFDSKSFILNAASASSRLDFWTDMANGAADNGDPLYLFEEELAYQNFMINQDEEGNYFSVLDGNDIMDQEKYTVEKGYISEFVLSFGGNYSHKLYLGATIGIQDLYYKTSTIYSEYAYNDNLSSLNEFTFGEDRVVDGVGANIKLGAIYKATQNLRLGLAVHTPTWYNLDTEMETFMNSDFDPSISNGFPEDGIASHSFLSEVIEYTNTDFKTPWRTILSGAYTFGKRAVISVDYEMLNYGKAKYSDGETEWDDGEYIEGFKTDLKGVNKAVSAIHESTANIRIGAEFRATPNISLRGGFAHIGDPYKGDYDEGYNTYSGGLGFKFNNFFLDTAAEYKNYNQDFVFYDGSDVVRLEKTNLNLKMTLGLRF; encoded by the coding sequence ATGAAACGATTATATATATTCCTAGGACTACTTCTAATGTCTGGATTTACCTTTGCCCAAACGGTAGATGATGCACTAAAATTTTCACAGCAAAATTATAGTGGGACTGCGCGTTCCACCGCTATGGGTGGAGCTTTTGGTGCTCTTGGTGGAGATTTTTCAAGTTTGAGTATCAACCCAGCAGGTATTGCGATTTATCGTAGTTCCGAGTTTACCATTACTCCTTCTTTTCAGATGAACAAGTCAGAAAATGGATCTTTTTCCGAAGACAAAAATAAATTCAGAATAGGTAATATTGGCTATATTTCAAGCTATGTTCCTAGAGTTGATTCAGGAAAAGGTTGGCAAAATTTCAATTTTGGTATTGGCTACAATCAAGTTGCAAACTTTGATAGTAAATCCTTTATTTTGAATGCAGCATCCGCTAGTTCAAGATTGGACTTTTGGACAGACATGGCAAATGGAGCAGCAGACAATGGAGATCCATTGTATCTATTTGAAGAAGAATTAGCTTATCAGAATTTCATGATTAACCAAGATGAAGAAGGGAATTACTTTTCTGTATTAGATGGTAATGATATCATGGATCAGGAAAAATATACGGTTGAAAAGGGATACATAAGTGAGTTTGTATTGTCTTTTGGAGGAAATTACTCGCATAAATTATATTTGGGAGCGACAATCGGAATTCAAGATTTGTATTATAAAACATCTACCATTTATTCAGAATATGCCTACAATGACAACCTAAGTTCATTAAACGAATTTACATTTGGTGAAGACAGAGTTGTGGATGGTGTTGGCGCCAACATAAAATTAGGAGCCATCTACAAGGCAACTCAAAATCTACGTTTAGGTCTTGCAGTGCACACTCCTACATGGTACAATTTAGATACTGAAATGGAAACTTTTATGAATTCAGACTTCGATCCAAGCATAAGCAATGGCTTCCCTGAAGATGGAATTGCGAGCCATTCTTTCCTATCTGAGGTGATTGAATATACCAACACAGACTTTAAAACACCATGGAGAACCATATTGAGTGGAGCTTACACATTTGGTAAGCGAGCTGTAATAAGCGTTGACTATGAAATGCTAAATTATGGCAAAGCAAAATATAGTGATGGTGAAACTGAATGGGATGATGGAGAATATATCGAAGGATTTAAGACTGATTTAAAAGGTGTAAACAAAGCAGTTTCAGCAATACATGAGTCTACTGCCAATATTAGAATTGGTGCTGAGTTTCGTGCAACACCAAACATTAGTCTTCGAGGTGGTTTTGCTCATATAGGAGATCCTTACAAAGGAGATTACGATGAAGGTTACAACACATACTCGGGAGGACTTGGATTTAAATTCAACAACTTCTTCCTTGATACTGCTGCAGAATACAAAAATTACAATCAAGATTTTGTGTTCTATGATGGTAGTGATGTTGTTCGTTTAGAGAAAACTAATCTTAATTTAAAAATGACTCTTGGATTAAGATTCTAA
- the cysN gene encoding sulfate adenylyltransferase subunit CysN: protein MSDKTSGYLDMELLRFTTAGSVDDGKSTLIGRLLYDSKAIFEDQMEAIEISSQKRGDTEVDLALLTDGLRAEREQGITIDVAYRYFATPKRKFIIADTPGHIQYTRNMVTGASTANCALILVDARNGVIEQTLRHSYIANLLQIPHLIVCINKMDLMNYSEETYENIKKEYQKVADKLNIKDVRFIPISAKFGDNVVDASQNMDWYKGETLLNLLETIEILDDRNHEDARFPVQYVIRPQSDEYHDYRGFAGRVASGVFKPGDKVRVLPCGIDTTIEAIDSFTGEQEVAFTPQSVTVRLSDEIDTSRGDMIVAADNVPAMEQEFDAMVCWMNERAMIPGGKYTIKHTSNETRCMVRNVNFKVDVNTLEEMEDDKTIGLNDIACLKLKTAKPLFFDSYKKNRNTGSFILIDEATNETVAAGMIL from the coding sequence ATGTCAGATAAAACATCAGGATATTTAGATATGGAGCTTTTACGTTTCACTACAGCTGGTAGTGTGGATGACGGAAAAAGTACCCTAATTGGACGTTTGTTATACGATAGTAAAGCCATTTTCGAAGATCAAATGGAAGCTATTGAGATTTCGAGTCAGAAACGTGGTGATACAGAAGTGGATTTAGCATTGCTAACAGATGGTTTAAGAGCCGAACGTGAGCAAGGTATTACTATTGACGTAGCTTACCGTTATTTTGCAACTCCAAAACGTAAGTTTATTATTGCTGATACACCAGGTCACATTCAGTATACAAGAAATATGGTTACAGGAGCTTCTACAGCTAACTGTGCTCTTATTTTAGTTGATGCACGTAACGGTGTAATTGAACAAACTTTGCGCCATTCATATATTGCTAACTTACTTCAGATTCCTCACCTTATTGTTTGTATCAATAAGATGGACTTGATGAATTATTCTGAAGAGACTTATGAGAATATCAAGAAGGAATATCAGAAAGTCGCTGATAAATTGAATATTAAAGATGTTCGATTTATTCCTATTTCAGCCAAATTTGGTGACAATGTTGTTGATGCTTCTCAAAATATGGATTGGTATAAAGGTGAAACTTTATTGAACCTATTGGAGACTATTGAAATTCTTGATGATAGAAATCATGAAGATGCTCGTTTTCCTGTTCAGTATGTTATCCGTCCTCAAAGCGATGAGTATCACGATTACCGTGGATTTGCTGGTCGTGTAGCTAGTGGCGTATTCAAGCCAGGCGATAAGGTTCGTGTACTACCTTGCGGAATTGATACCACTATTGAGGCTATAGATTCTTTTACTGGAGAACAAGAGGTTGCATTCACACCACAATCGGTAACCGTAAGGTTAAGTGACGAAATTGATACGTCAAGAGGAGATATGATTGTAGCAGCAGATAATGTTCCTGCTATGGAGCAAGAGTTTGACGCTATGGTTTGTTGGATGAACGAACGCGCTATGATACCTGGAGGTAAGTATACCATTAAGCATACTTCAAACGAAACACGCTGTATGGTTCGTAACGTAAACTTCAAAGTTGATGTTAATACTTTAGAAGAGATGGAAGATGATAAAACCATCGGTTTAAATGATATTGCATGCTTGAAGTTAAAAACAGCAAAACCTTTATTCTTTGACTCATACAAGAAAAATCGTAATACAGGAAGTTTTATTTTAATTGACGAAGCAACTAACGAAACTGTTGCTGCAGGTATGATCTTATAA
- the cysD gene encoding sulfate adenylyltransferase subunit CysD yields the protein MNEYNINHLRELEAESIYVIREVAAQFENPVMLFSGGKDSIIMFHLARKAFAPAKVPFALMHVDTGHNFPETIEFRDRLMEETGTRLIVRYVQDSIDQGKAVEETGFDASRNKLQTVTLLDGLEELQVDCAMGGGRRDEEKARAKERFFSHRDEFGQWDPKNQRPELWNLFNGKKHMGEHFRVFPISNWTEMDVWQYIYLENIDIPNIYFSHEREVFMRHGNLLSVSDFIPMRDTEKVEKRIVRFRTIGDATCTGAVESEANSLEDIIEEVAATRTTERGTRHDDKRSEAAMEDRKKEGYF from the coding sequence ATGAATGAATACAATATAAATCACTTAAGAGAACTGGAAGCTGAATCGATTTATGTGATTCGTGAAGTTGCAGCTCAATTCGAGAATCCCGTAATGTTATTTTCGGGAGGAAAGGATTCTATTATCATGTTTCATTTGGCAAGAAAAGCTTTTGCACCTGCAAAAGTACCTTTTGCTTTAATGCATGTTGATACAGGTCACAATTTCCCAGAGACAATTGAATTTCGTGATAGATTGATGGAAGAGACAGGTACTCGTTTGATTGTACGTTACGTTCAGGATTCAATTGATCAGGGAAAAGCTGTTGAAGAAACTGGTTTTGATGCAAGTAGAAACAAACTACAAACTGTAACACTTCTTGATGGACTTGAAGAATTACAAGTGGATTGTGCTATGGGTGGAGGTCGTCGTGACGAAGAGAAAGCCAGAGCAAAAGAGCGTTTTTTCTCTCATCGTGATGAGTTTGGACAGTGGGACCCAAAAAACCAAAGACCTGAGCTTTGGAACCTTTTCAATGGTAAAAAGCATATGGGTGAGCACTTCAGAGTTTTCCCAATTTCTAATTGGACGGAGATGGATGTATGGCAATATATCTATTTAGAAAATATTGATATCCCAAATATTTATTTCTCTCACGAACGTGAAGTTTTTATGCGTCATGGAAACTTGTTATCAGTTTCGGACTTTATTCCTATGCGTGATACTGAGAAAGTAGAAAAAAGAATCGTTCGTTTTAGAACTATTGGTGATGCTACTTGTACAGGTGCTGTAGAGTCGGAGGCAAACAGTTTGGAAGATATTATCGAAGAAGTAGCGGCTACAAGAACAACAGAACGTGGTACACGCCATGATGATAAACGTTCTGAAGCTGCTATGGAAGATCGTAAAAAAGAAGGGTATTTTTAA
- the cysC gene encoding adenylyl-sulfate kinase, translating to MTTKATNIHPVFDRIIGRDEKEQFLNQKACVVWMTGLSGSGKTTIAIGLEKELQKRGFLTQILDGDNIRTGINKNLGFSEEDRTENIRRIAEVSKLFVNCGIITINCFVSPTLEIRKQAKDIIGEDFREIYVNASYEECEKRDVKGLYKKARNGEIKNFTGLDAPFEAPENPFLEIKTSDMTPEQSVEEVVNAILPQLIKNK from the coding sequence ATGACCACCAAAGCAACTAATATTCACCCCGTTTTCGATCGAATTATCGGAAGAGATGAGAAGGAGCAGTTTTTAAATCAAAAAGCATGTGTTGTATGGATGACCGGACTTTCTGGTTCAGGTAAAACGACTATTGCAATTGGTTTAGAAAAGGAGCTTCAAAAAAGAGGTTTCTTAACTCAGATTCTTGATGGGGATAATATTCGTACAGGTATTAATAAAAACTTAGGTTTTTCTGAAGAAGACAGAACTGAAAATATTCGTCGTATTGCTGAAGTTTCTAAATTGTTTGTGAATTGTGGTATTATCACCATTAACTGTTTTGTAAGTCCAACTTTGGAAATACGAAAACAAGCCAAAGATATTATTGGTGAAGATTTTAGAGAAATCTATGTGAATGCATCTTATGAAGAGTGTGAGAAAAGAGATGTAAAAGGCTTGTATAAAAAGGCTCGAAATGGTGAGATCAAGAATTTTACAGGTTTAGATGCTCCTTTTGAGGCCCCGGAGAATCCTTTTTTGGAGATCAAAACCTCTGATATGACACCTGAGCAATCAGTAGAGGAAGTGGTTAATGCCATTTTACCTCAGTTAATAAAAAATAAATAA
- a CDS encoding enoyl-ACP reductase FabI produces MSYNLLKGKKGIIFGALNDMSIAWKVAELAVAEGAEIVLTNTPVSIRMGTIDELAKKCNAPVIAADATNPEDLENLYTKSMEHFGGPVDFILHSIGMSPNVRKGNSYDELNYEYLKKTLDVSAISFHKVIQKAKEMDVVADWGSIVALTYAAAQRTMFEYNDMADAKAMLESIARSFGYIYGREKRVRVNTISQSPTPTTAGSGVKGFDKLIDFSERMSPLGNADAQECANYCITLFSDLTKKVTMQNLFHDGGFSNMGMSYRAMQQYNKSFNPCDCKEE; encoded by the coding sequence ATGTCTTATAACTTATTAAAAGGAAAAAAAGGAATCATTTTTGGAGCCTTAAACGACATGTCAATTGCATGGAAAGTTGCAGAACTGGCAGTTGCTGAAGGAGCTGAGATTGTTTTAACCAATACACCCGTTTCCATTCGAATGGGAACTATCGACGAGCTTGCAAAAAAATGTAATGCTCCGGTAATTGCTGCTGATGCAACAAACCCGGAAGATCTGGAGAATCTTTACACAAAATCAATGGAGCATTTTGGAGGTCCTGTTGATTTTATTCTTCACTCTATTGGAATGTCACCTAATGTTCGTAAAGGAAACTCATACGATGAATTGAACTACGAATACCTTAAGAAAACACTTGACGTTTCTGCTATTTCTTTTCACAAAGTGATTCAGAAGGCTAAGGAAATGGATGTTGTTGCAGATTGGGGATCTATTGTTGCATTAACTTATGCAGCGGCACAAAGAACTATGTTTGAATACAACGATATGGCTGATGCAAAAGCTATGTTGGAATCTATCGCTCGTAGTTTTGGTTACATCTATGGACGTGAGAAAAGAGTTCGTGTGAATACAATTTCACAATCGCCAACACCTACAACAGCAGGTAGTGGTGTTAAAGGTTTCGATAAACTTATCGATTTCTCTGAGCGTATGTCTCCGCTAGGAAATGCTGATGCTCAGGAGTGTGCTAACTATTGTATCACGTTATTCTCAGATTTGACAAAGAAAGTAACTATGCAGAACCTATTCCATGATGGCGGATTCTCTAACATGGGTATGAGTTATAGAGCAATGCAGCAATACAATAAGAGTTTTAATCCGTGTGATTGTAAAGAAGAATAA
- the recN gene encoding DNA repair protein RecN → MLQSISIQNYALINQLDIDFSDGFSVITGETGSGKSILLGALSLVLGQRAEVNVLKDREKKCIIESCFSISRYKLEGFFDKNQLDYEEETLLRREILPNGKSRAFVNDSPVSVKTLKELGFRLIDVHSQNQNLVIGSFDYQVGIVDTYAGNAELLKKYQDQFDKFQLLKDNLRKQEEIAAKEKADLDYFQFQLEQLLDAKLVAGEQKEMENELETLTHAEEIKSGLFKAYENLSEGEFPIVSQLKEARNAIAQIQNVYPDADSLYQRLESAYIELQDLAQEVEQTNESIELDPSRIEFLNQKLDAIYSLQQKHHVDSVEGLIEIREELIQKVDKIVSGDDFIEDLKKQLDKQEALLQKVSEKLTNSRKKVVSAIEKTIVAQLVQLGIPNANFKVDMKIREDFQYLGRDLLCFLFSANKNGQLEEVQKVASGGELSRLMLSIKYLVSSSTALPSIVFDEIDTGVSGEIADKMGVVMRDMAENIQVISITHLPQIAGKGNYHYKVYKADDELETYSNIVLLDNESRIEELAKMLSGSDMTQAAMENAKVLLAK, encoded by the coding sequence ATGCTTCAATCCATATCCATTCAGAATTATGCTTTAATCAATCAACTTGATATTGATTTTTCAGATGGCTTTTCGGTTATTACTGGAGAAACAGGTTCGGGTAAATCTATTTTATTAGGTGCTTTATCTTTAGTACTTGGGCAAAGGGCAGAGGTGAATGTTTTAAAAGATAGAGAGAAGAAATGCATAATTGAGAGTTGCTTTTCAATATCTAGATACAAATTAGAGGGCTTTTTTGATAAGAATCAATTAGACTACGAAGAGGAAACATTATTGCGAAGAGAAATTTTGCCGAATGGTAAAAGTAGAGCTTTTGTAAACGATTCTCCTGTAAGTGTTAAAACACTAAAAGAACTTGGCTTCCGCCTGATTGATGTTCATAGTCAGAACCAAAATTTGGTAATTGGTAGTTTCGACTATCAAGTAGGTATTGTGGATACTTATGCAGGCAATGCTGAGCTTTTAAAAAAATATCAAGACCAGTTCGATAAGTTTCAATTGTTGAAAGATAATTTGCGAAAGCAGGAAGAAATAGCTGCTAAAGAGAAGGCTGATTTGGATTATTTTCAGTTTCAGTTGGAGCAATTACTTGATGCAAAATTGGTAGCTGGAGAACAAAAAGAAATGGAAAATGAGTTGGAGACTTTAACTCATGCAGAGGAGATAAAATCTGGCTTATTTAAAGCATATGAAAATCTTTCTGAAGGAGAATTCCCTATTGTCTCCCAATTAAAAGAGGCTCGAAATGCCATTGCACAAATTCAAAATGTATATCCCGATGCTGATTCTCTATACCAGCGTTTAGAAAGTGCTTACATCGAATTACAGGATTTAGCTCAAGAAGTAGAGCAAACAAACGAATCTATTGAATTGGATCCTTCTCGAATTGAATTTTTAAATCAGAAATTAGATGCTATTTATTCTTTGCAACAAAAGCATCATGTTGATTCTGTTGAAGGTTTGATCGAAATAAGAGAAGAATTAATACAAAAGGTCGATAAGATTGTTTCTGGAGATGATTTTATTGAAGATTTGAAGAAGCAATTGGACAAGCAAGAAGCTTTGCTTCAAAAGGTTTCTGAAAAGCTTACAAACAGTAGGAAAAAGGTTGTTTCGGCAATTGAAAAAACCATAGTAGCACAGTTGGTGCAATTGGGGATTCCTAATGCGAACTTTAAAGTTGACATGAAGATTAGAGAAGATTTTCAGTATTTAGGTCGTGATTTGCTGTGTTTCTTATTTAGTGCCAATAAAAACGGTCAATTAGAAGAAGTTCAGAAAGTTGCATCAGGAGGGGAGCTGTCTCGTTTGATGCTTAGTATCAAGTATTTGGTGTCATCTTCTACCGCCTTGCCGTCTATCGTTTTTGATGAGATTGATACCGGAGTTTCAGGAGAAATTGCTGATAAAATGGGTGTTGTAATGCGAGATATGGCTGAGAATATTCAGGTAATAAGCATTACACATTTACCTCAGATTGCTGGTAAAGGCAATTACCATTATAAAGTTTATAAAGCCGATGATGAGCTTGAAACCTACTCAAATATAGTTCTTTTGGATAATGAAAGTCGTATTGAAGAGCTTGCCAAAATGTTAAGTGGCTCTGATATGACTCAGGCAGCCATGGAAAATGCTAAAGTCTTGCTAGCTAAATAA
- a CDS encoding DUF4835 family protein, producing MRKLFILLLAFCLSTPLFAQELRCNVQVVSQQIQGTNKQVFRTMQTAIYEFMNTRRWTDHVYDQDEKIECNILINLKDQISSDEFKGTMQIQARRPIFNSSFNTVLLNFKDDDIHFKYAEYQALEFNETNTPTSLTALLAYYANIIVGLDYDTYSPDGGGVYFAKAEEIVNKMQNSNVKGWKAYESRKNRYWLIENILNNAYSPVRECLYKYHRLGLDRMAERLTESRAEIAESLRLLQKAYRAKPGSFILQIFFDAKADELVNIFSESFTDEKKRVFNILSEIDPANISKYNKIIGQKK from the coding sequence ATGCGAAAACTCTTTATTCTATTATTGGCCTTTTGTTTGTCTACTCCTTTGTTCGCTCAAGAATTACGTTGCAATGTTCAGGTTGTAAGTCAGCAAATTCAAGGGACCAATAAGCAGGTTTTTAGAACGATGCAAACGGCTATTTATGAATTTATGAATACCAGAAGATGGACGGATCATGTTTACGATCAGGATGAAAAGATTGAGTGTAATATTCTGATTAACTTGAAAGACCAAATTTCATCTGATGAGTTTAAAGGAACGATGCAGATTCAAGCTCGTCGACCTATTTTCAACTCTTCTTTTAATACGGTATTACTGAATTTTAAGGACGACGATATTCATTTTAAATATGCAGAATATCAAGCTTTGGAGTTTAATGAGACCAATACACCAACAAGTTTGACAGCACTTTTGGCATACTATGCTAATATTATTGTTGGTCTTGATTATGACACTTATTCGCCTGATGGTGGAGGAGTTTATTTTGCCAAAGCGGAAGAGATTGTAAATAAAATGCAAAACTCTAATGTAAAAGGTTGGAAGGCTTACGAAAGTCGAAAAAATAGATACTGGTTAATTGAAAACATACTAAACAATGCCTACAGTCCTGTTCGAGAGTGTTTGTACAAGTACCACCGTTTGGGATTGGATCGCATGGCAGAACGTTTAACCGAATCGAGAGCTGAGATTGCTGAGAGTCTTAGATTACTGCAGAAGGCATATCGCGCCAAGCCTGGCTCGTTTATTCTTCAAATTTTTTTCGACGCCAAAGCGGATGAATTGGTAAATATTTTTTCAGAATCTTTTACGGATGAGAAAAAGAGGGTTTTCAATATTTTGAGTGAAATAGATCCAGCCAACATTTCCAAATACAACAAAATTATAGGACAAAAGAAATAG
- a CDS encoding phosphopantothenoylcysteine decarboxylase, translating into MITTGPTYEKIDPVRFIGNFSSGKMGFSIAEKLAEEGAQVTLISGPSACKAIHPNINRIDVVSAQEMYEASLEHFPHCDGAIMTAAVADFTPLNPLNTKVKREKSNYTIELTPTKDIAASIGNIKSENQFLVGFALETNNEEQNAQLKLEKKNLDLIVLNSLNDSGAGFQHDTNKITIFSRKGGMKKFELKSKTEVAEDIVAELIAYYAE; encoded by the coding sequence ATGATTACAACAGGGCCGACTTACGAAAAGATCGACCCTGTTCGTTTTATTGGTAATTTCTCTTCAGGCAAAATGGGTTTCTCAATTGCCGAAAAATTAGCTGAAGAAGGTGCACAAGTGACACTTATCTCAGGTCCTTCAGCTTGTAAAGCGATCCATCCTAATATTAATCGTATCGATGTGGTTTCCGCTCAGGAAATGTATGAAGCTTCATTGGAGCATTTCCCTCACTGTGATGGAGCAATAATGACTGCTGCTGTAGCTGATTTTACTCCCTTGAACCCATTAAATACTAAGGTGAAGCGTGAAAAATCGAATTATACGATTGAACTTACACCTACAAAAGATATTGCAGCTTCTATAGGTAATATTAAATCTGAAAATCAATTTTTGGTCGGTTTTGCTCTCGAAACCAATAACGAAGAACAGAACGCTCAACTGAAATTAGAAAAGAAAAACTTAGATTTAATTGTTTTGAATTCATTAAACGATTCGGGAGCAGGTTTTCAGCACGATACAAATAAGATTACAATTTTTTCTCGTAAGGGAGGAATGAAAAAATTTGAATTAAAATCTAAAACTGAAGTTGCTGAGGATATTGTAGCAGAATTGATCGCGTATTATGCAGAATAA
- a CDS encoding flavoprotein, translated as MLKDKKIILGVTASIAAYKAATLVRLLVKEGAEVKVIMTPYAKEFISPVTMATLSKNTVLSDFFKHDDGEWNSHVDLGIWADVLLVAPTTANTMAKMAHGICDNLLLTTYLSAKCPVVHAPAMDLDMFKHPATLRNMDILRSYGDRFIEPSSGELASGLYGKGRMEDPEKIVEKLKEFFASKKKD; from the coding sequence ATGTTAAAAGATAAGAAAATCATATTAGGTGTAACGGCAAGTATTGCTGCCTATAAAGCTGCAACTTTAGTTCGATTACTTGTGAAAGAAGGAGCTGAAGTAAAGGTTATTATGACCCCATATGCCAAGGAGTTTATTTCTCCGGTTACAATGGCTACGCTTTCTAAAAACACTGTATTAAGTGACTTTTTTAAGCATGATGATGGTGAATGGAATAGTCATGTAGATCTAGGTATATGGGCTGATGTATTATTAGTCGCTCCAACAACTGCTAATACTATGGCTAAAATGGCACATGGTATTTGTGATAATCTATTGTTGACAACTTACCTTTCTGCCAAATGTCCGGTTGTTCATGCACCTGCTATGGACTTGGATATGTTTAAACATCCGGCTACGCTTCGCAATATGGATATTTTAAGATCTTATGGGGATCGTTTTATTGAACCTTCAAGTGGTGAGCTGGCAAGTGGATTGTACGGTAAAGGTCGCATGGAAGATCCTGAAAAAATAGTTGAGAAACTTAAGGAATTCTTTGCTTCAAAAAAAAAAGACTAA
- a CDS encoding DNA-directed RNA polymerase subunit omega: MDYKKTNAASSTITRNVTDLSREVGNAYESVMIMAKRSNQIAVELKTELNKKLQEFASFTDNLEEVFENREQIEISKYYERLPKPTLIAVEEFINGDVYYRNPAKELITEEQKTK; encoded by the coding sequence ATGGATTACAAAAAAACCAATGCAGCAAGTTCAACAATTACACGTAACGTAACTGATTTGAGCAGAGAAGTAGGGAATGCTTACGAATCAGTGATGATTATGGCAAAGCGTTCTAATCAGATTGCTGTAGAGCTTAAAACAGAACTGAATAAGAAACTTCAAGAATTCGCATCTTTTACTGATAATTTGGAGGAAGTTTTCGAGAATCGTGAGCAGATCGAAATTTCAAAATACTATGAGCGTTTACCAAAGCCGACTTTAATTGCGGTTGAGGAATTCATAAATGGAGACGTTTATTATAGAAATCCTGCGAAAGAGCTTATTACTGAAGAGCAAAAAACGAAATAG
- a CDS encoding outer membrane protein assembly factor BamD has translation MQKNRVAVPMRKLVYLFLLFAFVLGGCSDYQKLLKSSDNPLKYKKAVEYYNSEDYIKAATLFEELLPIYRGTSKAETISYYISYCAYGSGDYIGAGYYFRNFLKTFPDSPYSEESLYMSAYCYYLESPKPRLDQTATKDAIDAFQLYINRYPNSTRIPKCNDNIDELQDKLVYKSYLSARNYFDRTHYPSAIIALQNAIKDYPGSSYREELMFMLLESRFELAILSVEEKERERYNLAKEEYYSFVDEFPKSEYAKNAEKMIKNIESYLSQFNTNN, from the coding sequence ATGCAAAAAAATAGAGTAGCTGTACCTATGAGAAAATTAGTTTACCTTTTTTTACTTTTCGCCTTTGTTTTAGGTGGATGTAGCGATTACCAAAAACTTCTAAAAAGTAGCGACAATCCTTTGAAATATAAAAAGGCAGTTGAGTACTATAATTCGGAAGATTATATTAAAGCTGCAACACTTTTTGAGGAGTTGTTACCAATTTATCGTGGAACAAGTAAGGCCGAAACGATCAGCTACTATATCTCTTATTGCGCATATGGATCTGGAGACTATATCGGAGCAGGATATTATTTTAGAAATTTCTTAAAGACTTTTCCTGATAGTCCATATTCTGAAGAGAGTTTATACATGAGTGCATACTGTTACTATTTGGAGTCTCCAAAGCCGAGATTAGATCAAACAGCAACAAAAGATGCGATTGATGCATTTCAATTGTATATTAACCGTTACCCGAATTCTACAAGGATTCCAAAATGTAACGATAACATTGATGAGTTACAGGATAAATTGGTTTATAAATCGTATTTAAGTGCTCGTAATTATTTTGATAGAACACATTATCCTTCAGCAATTATTGCATTGCAAAATGCAATAAAAGATTATCCTGGATCGTCTTATCGAGAGGAATTAATGTTCATGCTTCTTGAATCTCGTTTCGAATTGGCAATTTTAAGTGTTGAAGAAAAAGAAAGAGAAAGATACAATTTAGCAAAAGAGGAATATTATTCTTTTGTTGATGAATTCCCTAAGAGTGAGTACGCTAAGAATGCTGAAAAGATGATTAAAAATATAGAATCATACTTAAGTCAGTTTAATACGAATAATTAA